In one Corallococcus sp. EGB genomic region, the following are encoded:
- a CDS encoding RNA polymerase sigma factor: MRSGGTPGRRRTLRFVISSGFSRKSFRGWFKAYSQTSRCTVSRCTFGALETVKENTNPSFWNVWAQYREPLFQHALRLMGGNVADAEDAVDTAMLRAHQKYVSPGKILNPRAWLGRILHNVCMDIHRERQRWGDAEERMEGLESAEPQSPELLPDAGLLQSESAAAVHECIQALPANLRGPLVMRYLQDMSYADIAEQLRLTHCNVRKRIQLAYGILRTTLSQEPCPR, encoded by the coding sequence ATGCGTTCGGGGGGAACGCCGGGAAGACGCCGGACGCTACGGTTTGTGATTTCCAGCGGATTTTCCCGCAAGTCGTTTCGGGGATGGTTCAAGGCTTATTCACAGACATCTCGCTGCACCGTTTCCAGATGCACTTTTGGAGCACTGGAAACCGTGAAAGAAAACACCAATCCCTCTTTCTGGAATGTGTGGGCGCAGTACAGGGAACCATTGTTCCAGCACGCGCTGCGGCTGATGGGAGGGAATGTGGCTGACGCGGAGGACGCGGTGGACACCGCGATGCTCCGGGCCCATCAGAAATACGTGTCGCCCGGGAAGATCCTCAACCCGAGGGCCTGGCTGGGACGCATCCTCCACAACGTATGTATGGACATCCACCGCGAGCGCCAGCGCTGGGGCGACGCCGAGGAGCGGATGGAAGGCCTGGAGTCCGCGGAGCCGCAGTCCCCGGAGCTGCTGCCCGACGCGGGCCTGCTCCAGAGCGAGAGCGCCGCGGCGGTCCACGAATGCATCCAGGCGCTGCCCGCCAATTTGAGGGGGCCCCTGGTGATGCGCTACCTCCAGGACATGTCCTATGCCGACATCGCGGAACAGCTCCGGTTGACCCACTGCAACGTGAGAAAGCGCATCCAGCTCGCGTACGGCATCCTTCGGACCACCCTGTCGCAAGAGCCGTGCCCCCGCTGA
- a CDS encoding SET domain-containing histone-lysine N-methyltransferase, with amino-acid sequence MSARQEAEPDSLEEESPLKEHLALQWSRQAGASFPKLRVGHLEGDERGVFAKVPIAPGEEVLRVPRACLVTLEVARASDIGRLIDAHAPGTSEECYLAAFLLQEQEREDSAWKPYLDVLPRSFPHLPLFFDAQELSLLQGSSALREVARWRELLLARYVALAERVPGFARFTPEAYLWAQHVLISRTFGLTVAGTLTRCFVPVADMLNHRASPRLAWGNTEEGDAFVLVAREPVAAGEELHISYGVKPSCRFLLSYGFVPEDNPDDTLVLYLGVPEDAVEAEGKRELLALATPASRRRFEVPLHSGHSSTVAMFSFLRVACANARELTRLTEEAREEQGLGEVAPLSAETEERVFRSLHDACEARLAGFGTTLEEDERLLREADLSRNARNCLLLRRGEKRLLHAYAGLARASLSALSPTPPAGG; translated from the coding sequence ATGAGCGCGCGACAGGAAGCAGAGCCGGACAGCCTTGAGGAAGAGAGCCCGCTGAAGGAGCACCTCGCACTCCAGTGGAGCAGGCAGGCGGGCGCGAGCTTCCCGAAGTTGCGGGTGGGGCACCTGGAGGGCGACGAGCGCGGCGTCTTCGCCAAGGTGCCCATCGCGCCAGGAGAGGAGGTGCTGCGGGTGCCGCGCGCGTGCCTGGTGACGCTGGAGGTCGCCAGAGCGTCGGACATCGGCCGGCTCATCGACGCGCACGCGCCCGGCACGAGCGAGGAGTGCTACCTGGCGGCGTTCCTGCTCCAGGAGCAGGAGCGGGAGGACTCGGCCTGGAAGCCGTACCTGGACGTGCTGCCCCGGTCCTTCCCGCACCTGCCGCTGTTCTTCGACGCGCAGGAGCTGTCGCTGCTCCAGGGCTCCTCCGCGCTGCGCGAGGTGGCGCGGTGGAGGGAGCTGCTGCTCGCGCGCTACGTCGCGCTGGCGGAGCGGGTGCCGGGCTTCGCGCGCTTCACGCCCGAAGCGTATCTCTGGGCACAGCACGTGTTGATCAGCCGCACCTTCGGCCTGACGGTGGCGGGCACGCTCACGCGGTGCTTCGTGCCGGTGGCGGACATGCTCAACCACCGCGCCTCGCCGCGCCTGGCGTGGGGCAACACGGAGGAGGGAGACGCCTTCGTGCTGGTGGCGCGCGAGCCGGTGGCCGCGGGCGAGGAGCTGCACATCAGCTATGGCGTCAAGCCGAGCTGCCGGTTCCTCCTGAGCTACGGCTTCGTGCCGGAGGACAACCCGGACGACACGCTGGTGCTCTACCTGGGCGTGCCCGAGGACGCGGTGGAGGCGGAGGGAAAGCGGGAGCTGCTCGCGCTGGCGACTCCGGCGTCGCGGCGCCGCTTCGAGGTGCCGCTGCACTCCGGGCACTCCTCCACCGTGGCGATGTTCTCCTTCCTGCGCGTGGCGTGCGCGAACGCGCGGGAGCTGACCCGGCTCACCGAGGAGGCCCGCGAGGAGCAGGGCCTGGGCGAAGTGGCACCGCTGAGCGCGGAGACGGAGGAGCGCGTCTTCCGATCCCTCCACGACGCGTGCGAGGCGCGGCTCGCGGGCTTCGGGACCACGCTGGAGGAGGACGAGCGGTTGCTTCGGGAGGCGGACCTGTCGCGCAACGCGCGCAACTGCCTGCTCTTGCGACGCGGAGAGAAGCGGCTGCTGCACGCCTACGCGGGCCTCGCGCGCGCCTCCCTCTCCGCGCTGAGCCCCACCCCGCCCGCGGGCGGATGA
- a CDS encoding NmrA/HSCARG family protein, with amino-acid sequence MTMDKKIIAVVGATGDEGGSLVRAILADTRGGFTVRALTRQPGSELARRLAKLGAEVVAADVSDAKSLKAAFTGAHGAFCVTSYWERPDPERELAQARTLAHAAKEAGVAHVIWSTQEDTRHLIPPEDTRMPMLKGHYRVPQFDVKGASDAFFSGLDLPVTFVRTSFSWENLLSFGLGGKRNADGALDFVLPTEDRKLPGIATEDVGGCVHGIFQRGPEAWAGRTVGLASEHLTGQEIARTLKLVLGQEVVFHSMEPEVYRTFNFPGAPEFANMFQFMRDFSPEYCAARDPELTRELNPQVLSLAGWLERNKARFVRTA; translated from the coding sequence ATGACCATGGACAAGAAGATCATCGCGGTGGTGGGAGCAACAGGCGACGAGGGAGGCAGCCTCGTGCGCGCCATCCTCGCGGACACGCGGGGCGGCTTCACGGTGCGCGCGCTCACGCGCCAGCCGGGCTCGGAGCTGGCGCGCCGGCTGGCGAAGCTGGGCGCGGAGGTCGTCGCGGCGGACGTGAGCGACGCGAAGAGCCTGAAGGCCGCGTTCACCGGAGCGCACGGCGCCTTCTGCGTCACCAGCTACTGGGAGCGGCCCGACCCGGAGCGCGAGCTGGCACAGGCTCGGACGCTGGCGCACGCCGCGAAGGAGGCGGGGGTGGCGCACGTCATCTGGTCCACCCAGGAGGACACCCGGCACCTCATCCCTCCGGAAGACACGCGGATGCCCATGCTCAAGGGGCACTACCGCGTGCCGCAGTTCGACGTGAAGGGCGCGAGCGACGCGTTCTTCAGCGGCCTGGACCTGCCCGTGACGTTCGTGCGCACCTCGTTCTCGTGGGAGAACCTGCTGTCGTTCGGATTGGGAGGAAAGCGCAACGCCGACGGGGCGCTCGACTTCGTGCTGCCCACGGAGGACCGGAAGCTGCCTGGCATCGCCACGGAGGACGTGGGCGGCTGCGTCCACGGCATCTTCCAGCGCGGGCCGGAGGCGTGGGCGGGCCGGACGGTGGGGCTGGCCAGTGAACACCTGACGGGCCAGGAGATCGCCCGGACGCTGAAGCTGGTGTTGGGACAGGAGGTGGTCTTCCACTCCATGGAGCCGGAGGTCTACCGGACGTTCAACTTCCCCGGCGCGCCGGAGTTCGCGAACATGTTCCAGTTCATGCGGGACTTCTCGCCGGAGTACTGCGCCGCCAGGGACCCCGAGCTCACCCGCGAGCTCAATCCCCAGGTGCTGTCGCTGGCCGGCTGGCTCGAACGCAACAAGGCCCGCTTCGTGCGCACGGCGTGA
- a CDS encoding triacylglycerol lipase, whose product MGDKETERIAYFQNVPELLQQRFKERGIDAQVHAVPSSPTAGLAVRARDVFREMARTANEDNAQLHLVGHSTGGLDARSVVSPRMAQEAPDFVRRVRSVVSIATPHYGTPLATYFHQGHVGKTLLRYLWLLTFFTLHRKVMPLRSAVLQACYWLVLRSEQAKLPPNIFNQVFRLTADLSENEREELLRFFGQVGESQALIHDLMPASVQAFNALTADRGGVRYGCVVTGAPPPRPALHLLPTTDSLLYGIFSFLYEKSAPLSRQLQTPEPTGVQSQALQAVLGRNFESRSDGIVPSRSQVWGQVVHVAAADHLDVTGHFDQPPDYISWLKSGSRFQEPQFQTLWDRIIDFTVGGAATVHPGTSAGERVSAHG is encoded by the coding sequence ATGGGTGACAAGGAAACGGAGCGCATCGCCTACTTCCAGAACGTCCCCGAGTTGCTCCAGCAGCGGTTCAAGGAACGCGGCATCGATGCGCAGGTGCATGCCGTGCCTTCCTCCCCCACCGCCGGGCTGGCGGTGCGGGCCCGCGACGTGTTCCGCGAGATGGCTCGGACCGCGAACGAGGACAATGCGCAGCTCCACCTCGTGGGGCACTCCACGGGCGGACTGGATGCACGGAGTGTCGTCTCGCCGCGCATGGCCCAGGAGGCCCCGGACTTCGTCAGGCGCGTGCGCTCCGTCGTGAGCATCGCCACCCCCCACTATGGCACCCCGCTGGCCACCTACTTCCACCAGGGCCACGTGGGGAAGACGCTGCTGCGCTATCTGTGGCTCCTCACCTTCTTCACCCTGCACCGCAAGGTCATGCCCTTGCGGAGCGCCGTGCTCCAGGCGTGCTACTGGCTCGTCCTGAGGAGCGAACAAGCGAAGCTTCCGCCCAACATCTTCAATCAGGTCTTCCGGCTGACGGCGGACCTCTCCGAGAACGAGCGCGAAGAGCTCCTCCGGTTCTTCGGCCAGGTGGGCGAGAGCCAGGCGCTGATCCATGACCTGATGCCGGCCAGCGTGCAGGCCTTCAACGCGCTCACCGCGGACCGCGGAGGCGTGCGCTACGGCTGCGTCGTCACCGGCGCGCCGCCGCCCAGGCCGGCCCTCCACCTGCTGCCGACCACGGACTCGCTCCTCTACGGAATCTTCTCCTTCCTGTACGAGAAGAGCGCGCCCCTGTCCCGACAGCTCCAGACGCCCGAGCCCACGGGGGTCCAGTCCCAGGCCCTCCAGGCGGTCCTCGGCAGGAACTTCGAGTCCCGGAGCGACGGCATCGTCCCCAGCCGCTCCCAGGTCTGGGGACAGGTCGTCCACGTCGCGGCCGCGGACCACCTGGACGTCACCGGCCACTTCGACCAGCCCCCGGATTACATCAGCTGGCTGAAGTCGGGCTCCCGCTTCCAGGAACCGCAGTTCCAGACGCTGTGGGATCGGATCATCGACTTCACGGTGGGCGGCGCAGCGACTGTTCACCCAGGCACGTCAGCGGGGGAACGCGTGTCCGCGCACGGGTGA